A region of Argentina anserina chromosome 5, drPotAnse1.1, whole genome shotgun sequence DNA encodes the following proteins:
- the LOC126793157 gene encoding guard cell S-type anion channel SLAC1 produces MDEREISPYFDTHLIDIHEVLPEEEEEGDVITKEENGNAEKRFINKPTKVRKMKRQVSLETGFSVLRKESKKAKDENGSGVNLPRSGRSFGGFDNRFGMEGRKADFSIFKTKSSTLSKQNSLLPSRKERSETESHQKTDREVLDDSVDTSVPAGRYFAALRGPELDEVKDDEDILLPKDEQWPFLLRFPIGCFGICLGLSSQAVLWRTLATSPATEFLHIPLFINLALWLLAVAVLFCVSFTYILKIIFYFEAIKREYFHPVRVNFFFAPWVVCMFLALAAPPTLFPNKLQPAIWCAFMLPYFLLELKIYGQWLSGGKRRLCKVANPSSHLSVVGNFVGAILAAKVGWKEPAKFLWAVGSAHYFVVFVTLYQRLPTSEALPRELHPVYSMFIAAPSAASIAWQNIYGDFDEVSRTCYFIALFLYVSLVVRIKFFTGFRFSVAWWAYTFPTTTFSVATIKYAEEVPSVLTKGLAVTLSFISSTTVSVLIVSTLLHAFVWRTLFPNDLAIAITKRRLGKEKKPFKKVNDIKRWTKQALTKNNLAAKVFDGGKEDSYP; encoded by the exons ATGGACGAACGAGAAATTTCTCCATATTTTGATACTCATCTTATTGACATCCATGAAGTCTTaccagaagaggaagaagaaggagatgtAATTACCAAAGAGGAAAATGGAAATGCAGAGAAACGCTTCATCAATAAACCCACTAAAgttagaaagatgaagagacAGGTTTCTCTAGAGACTGGTTTTTCAGTGCTACGGAAGGAGTCGAAGAAGGCTAAAGATGAGAACGGTAGTGGTGTTAATCTTCCCAGAAGTGGAAGAAGTTTTGGAGGTTTCGATAACAGGTTTGGCATGGAAGGAAGGAAAGCCGACTTCAGCATTTTCAAGACCAAATCATCAACCCTCAGTAAACAAAACTCTTTGTTGCCATCAAGAAAGGAAAGATCAGAAACGGAGTCTCATCAGAAGACTGATAGAGAAGTACTCGATGACTCTGTTGATACAAGTGTTCCTGCTGGCAGATACTTTGCTGCACTTAGAGGACCTGAACTTGACGAAGTCAAG GATGATGAGGATATTCTCCTACCAAAAGATGAGCAATGGCCCTTTCTCCTCAGATTTCCAATTGGATGCTTCGGTATTTGTCTTGGTCTCAGCAGCCAAGCAGTTTTATGGCGTACTCTCGCGACAAGCCCAGCCACCGAGTTCTTGCACATCCCACTCTTCATAAACCTAGCTCTCTGGCTATTGGCAGTAGCAGTCCTATTTTGTGTCTCCTTCACCTATATTCTCAAAATCATCTTCTACTTTGAAGCAATCAAAAGAGAGTATTTCCACCCTGTGAGAGTCAACTTCTTCTTTGCTCCCTGGGTTGTATGCATGTTCTTAGCCCTTGCTGCACCACCAACTTTGTTCCCTAATAAACTCCAACCTGCAATATGGTGCGCCTTCATGCTACCCTACTTCCTTCTGGAACTCAAGATCTATGGGCAGTGGCTTTCGGGTGGGAAGAGGCGTCTTTGTAAGGTGGCCAACCCCTCTTCTCATCTCTCAGTGGTTGGAAACTTCGTTGGGGCAATTTTGGCTGCCAAGGTTGGGTGGAAGGAGCCTGCGAAGTTCTTGTGGGCAGTAGGCTCTGCACATTACTTTGTAGTTTTTGTTACCTTGTATCAGAGATTGCCAACAAGTGAAGCATTGCCCCGGGAGCTTCATCCAGTGTATTCCATGTTCATTGCTGCCCCATCGGCTGCAAGTATTGCTTGGCAGAACATTTATGGTGACTTCGATGAAGTGTCAAGAACTTGCTACTTCATTGCACTATTTTTGTATGTTTCACTGGTTGTGAGGATCAAGTTCTTCACTGGGTTTAG ATTTTCGGTGGCTTGGTGGGCATACACTTTCCCAACGACAACATTCTCAGTTGCCACCATTAAGTATGCAGAAGAAGTACCGTCAGTTCTAACCAAGGGCCTCGCGGTTACTCTTTCCTTCATTTCATCAACAACAGTGTCTGTACTAATTGTATCCACTCTTCTGCATGCCTTTGTTTGGCGCACATTGTTTCCGAATGATCTTGCCATAGCCATAACAAAGAGAAGACTTGGCAAGGAGAAGAAACCCTTCAAAAAAGTCAATGATATCAAGCGCTGGACAAAGCAGGCTCTAACCAAGAACAATTTAGCAGCAAAGGTTTTCGATGGAGGGAAAGAAGACAGCTATCCATAG
- the LOC126795450 gene encoding blue copper protein 1b-like, with the protein MASSQLSIIFAIIAIFVPLVLAKEYVVGDTDGWTIGIDYDSWAKGKQFAVGDTLVFKYKEGAHNVIEVKEDEYQQCNPSPTAKALTTGNDVVKLDAPGKRYFICGIGKHCAMGKQKIAIDVGSSSSSTGPSASSPTESSKGASSPTESGSSDSTATKSGSSDSTATKSGADGSSESQHTAPAPAPSNAVTIGQSYVWMVIISSIIGFFMA; encoded by the exons ATGGCCTCTTCCCAGCTCTCTATTATCTTTGCAATTATAGCAATTTTTGTCCCTTTGGTTTTGGCCAAGGAGTATGTTGTTGGTGACACAGACGGGTGGACAATCGGAATTGACTATGATTCTTGGGCTAAGGGAAAACAATTTGCTGTTGGGGACACACTTG TTTTTAAATATAAAGAAGGAGCGCACAATGTGATTGAAGTGAAGGAGGATGAGTATCAACAATGTAATCCTTCTCCTACCGCTAAGGCATTAACAACTGGAAATGATGTTGTAAAGCTTGACGCCCCAGGAAAGAGATATTTCATTTGTGGTATTGGTAAACATTGTGCGATGGGGAAGCAGAAGATTGCTATAGATGTGggatcatcttcatcttccacTGGTCCTAGTGCTTCAAGCCCTACTGAATCCAGCAAAGGTGCCTCAAGCCCGACTGAGTCCGGCTCAAGTGACTCAACGGCAACTAAATCCGGCTCAAGTGACTCAACAGCAACTAAATCCGGCGCAGATGGTTCAAGCGAAAGTCAGCACACAGCACCTGCCCCAGCCCCTAGTAATGCAGTAACTATCGGACAAAGCTATGTATGGATGGTGATTATAAGCAGCATTATAGGGTTTTTCATGGCATAA
- the LOC126793158 gene encoding protein TPX2 gives MEMEEDMEVEVEVEEEQVFVAHEVDIDYEFDAARFFNFSREETPVEARRAELWFESAKSYPPSPVVTKLMLGGDILLGNVNTSPKSKDVENTNGIACNIGAGRESCAMDVNSRGIFGNLQRVLNQPHGAGLPFNHSKGQPHSSVRPSFPRKSTLMKPTASQLAKHNRPPQIGGSRFQTLHVQNSEKSFCSSSGVETQSTKRQKLEGGHLHKVTTDSMQQTNFIHKTPKKVETFDKTSTHAKLKLTIPIEPDFETTNRAQRIRPTNGSVLEQVPPAPRKFKARPLNKKIFEAPSLPLSKRSTPKLPEFHEFHLKTMERARLNTSTVPSSSHLFNGKEKVVDKPIASTIARNGNGEPRRPSKWDGPKQDGSDVMPKFKARPLNKKIFSSKGDIGVFWNRKRETTVPMEFKFQTERRTQQIPPTDLFSKLSLTSELQPNNGSRLKLPLPTSVSMKDSKENRANNIQPEHKIIVKEKSSLSYGKQALFGGARPIGDVDNKTRMRSLGVR, from the exons ATGGAAATGGAGGAAGATatggaggtggaggtggaggtggaggaggagcaAGTGTTTGTGGCGCACGAAGTGGACATTGACTACGAGTTTGACGCGGCGAGGTTCTTTAATTTCAGCCGGGAGGAGACGCCGGTGGAGGCTCGCCGTGCCGAGCTCTGGTTCGAATCGGCCAAGAGTTATCCTCCGTCGC CTGTGGTGACAAAGTTGATGCTAGGAGGTGACATTCTCCTGGGAAATGTCAACACATCTCCGAAATCGAAAGATGTGGAGAATACAAATGGCATTGCCTGTAATATCGGCGCCGGCCGAGAGTCTTGTGCGATGGATGTAAATAGCAGAG GGATCTTTGGGAATTTACAGAGAGTTCTAAATCAACCACATGGAGCAG GGTTGCCATTCAATCATTCAAAAGGTCAGCCCCACTCTTCAGTGAGACCATCATTCCCCAGGAAATCAACTTTGATGAAGCCTACAGCAAGTCAACTTGCTAAGCACAATCGGCCCCCTCAGATTGGTGGTTCCAG ATTTCAGACACTACATGTTCAAAACAGTGAGAAGAGCTTCTGTAGTTCTTCTGGAGTTGAAACTCAATCTACCAAAAGGCAGAAGTTAGAGGGAGGTCACTTGCATAAG GTTACTACTGATTCAATGCAGCAAACTAATTTCATCCAcaagacacctaaaaag GTTGAAACTTTTGATAAGACCTCTACTCATGCCAAGTTGAaacttactattccaatagagCCTGACTTTGAAACGACAAATAGGGCACAAAGAATAAG GCCTACGAATGGATCAGTGTTAGAACAAGTGCCACCAGCTCCTCGAAAATTCAAAGCTCGTCCTTTAAACAAAAAA ATTTTTGAGGCTCCCTCACTGCCACTCTCAAAGAGGAGCACTCCGAAGTTGCCAGAATTTCAT GAATTTCACCTGAAGACAATGGAAAGAGCTAGGCTAAATACATCTACTGTTCCATCATCTTCACATCTTTTCAATGGGAAAGAGAAG GTGGTGGACAAACCTATTGCTTCCACCATTGCAAGAAATGGAAACGGGGAACCTAGAAG GCCAAGTAAATGGGACGGTCCTAAGCAGGATGGAAGTGATGTAATGCCAAAATTTAAAGCTCGTCCTCTTAATAAAAAG ATATTTTCTAGCAAAGGCGACATCGGTGTTTTCTGGAATAGAAAAAGAGAAACCACTGTACCAATG GAATTTAAATTTCAGACAGAGAGGAGAACTCAGCAGATTCCGCCAACTGATCTTTTCAGTAAG CTCTCTTTAACATCTGAGCTCCAGCCGAATAATGGATCTCGATTGAAATTACCCTTGCCAACATCTGTATCAATGAAG GACTCAAAAGAAAATAGAGCGAATAATATCCAACCAGAACATAAG ATAATAGTCAAGGAGAAATCTTCTCTGTCCTATGGAAAGCAGGCTCTATTTGGGGGTGCCAGGCCTATCGGTGATGTTGATAACAAAACAAGGATGAG GAGTTTGGGAGTCCGCTAG
- the LOC126795449 gene encoding blue copper protein 1b-like, with protein MASSQLYIVFAILAIVSPAILATDFIVGDDKGWTINVDYQAWTQGKIFYVGDNLVFNYPEGVHNVLRVNGTGFQGCAAPAGTVAFTSGQDVINLATPGKKWYICGVSKHCEVGPQKLFITVMPASYAPSPSPTTSAATTTAVDGTRFGWMIIVVGILGMLI; from the exons ATGGCCTCTTCCCAGCTCTACATTGTTTTTGCAATCCTTGCCATTGTGTCCCCTGCAATTTTGGCGACAGATTTTATTGTTGGTGATGACAAAGGTTGGACCATAAATGTTGATTACCAAGCTTGGACTCAGGGAAAGATCTTTTATGTTGGTGATAACCTCG TATTTAACTACCCAGAAGGAGTTCACAATGTGCTTAGGGTTAACGGAACTGGGTTTCAAGGATGTGCAGCCCCTGCAGGAACTGTGGCATTTACAAGTGGACAAGATGTGATAAACCTAGCAACCCCAGGAAAGAAATGGTATATTTGTGGTGTTTCCAAGCACTGTGAAGTTGGACCCCAGAAACTTTTCATTACTGTAATGCCAGCTTCCTATGCTCCTAGTCCAAGCCCCACTACCTCGGCGGCAACTACAACTGCTGTTGATGGAACAAGATTTGGGTGGATGATCATTGTTGTTGGCATTCTTGGCATGCTCATCTAG